The Micromonospora sp. WMMD961 genome has a segment encoding these proteins:
- the fxsT gene encoding FxSxx-COOH system tetratricopeptide repeat protein — MNNDREGQVVTFYSFKGGTGRTMALANVAWILAASGRRVLVADWDLESPGLHRFFHPFLDAEAIQGTSGVIDMIRDYEWETTRVDDRPDRWMEQFARVGRHAFSLRWNFPNGGGLDFLSAGRQNSDYAVSVSGLDWDNFYNRLGGAQFFEALRADMKRQYDFTLIDSRTGLSDVADICTLHLPDTLVDCFTLSDQGIEGAARVAHSVRDRYRRRDIRVLPVPMRVDQAEKERAEAGRLLAMRRFAGLPAGMTEAERRRYWAAVEVPYRPFYAYEETLATFGDPPGSPTSLLAAFETLTGILTDGAVTALPVMDESVRERGKARFRRRTEAIDDQIVLRCAPEDAIWAEWLERVLSSAGLRVVDPTAAVGSAGTPAPRTLTVVSPAYVATPSGGLPDRDTSTGSTALAVYVADLRPLAEFPSQSSTNLVNVSAATAVERVLRLVGRPVPSSADGPAGGSTRFPGAEPLIFNAPNRNARFTGREDDLARLRAQLQSGGSAVVLPVALQGMGGVGKTQVALEYVHRFKAAYDVVWWIVADPPQFVDTALADLAGRLGILAGPTLPDTVRSVLQVLGRGEPYERWLVVLDNAEELDQIEPFLPQGPGHVLLTSRNRAWGDRANPIQVDVFARTESVAHLAQRVPTISAEEADRVAEALGDLPIAVAAAGAWLADTGTSVGDYLRQIERHGPSALSVEATWDLSLNRLLDQAPAAYRLLQLCSVLAPEISLELIYSDEMAAALVPFDPSVSERLVRGALVQQINRLALLKLDVQGGRVQVHRLLQAVVRDRMTEDEIAAARHQVHLVLAASRPRGDVDDPTTWARLRMLWPHLEVSEALNCPDESVCQLLIDRVRYLWQRGGLDQADVFSQEVDDIWAARLADTPDEAEASPLGRQLLHLRFNRANILRSLGRFEEARDLDEAVLAEQRRLLGAMHPHSLMTAGSLGGDLRALGRYAEALERDRSTYASWLQVFGEDHPRTLSAANNLAVSYRLVGDYRAARRWDDEVHQRRRLVLGPTHPYTLVSAVRLGSDLREAGEYERSATLLRTVYETYCEVLGPDDGQSLAAQVNLAVSLRSAGRGAEAAPMFETAYRELDERFGPDNPDTVACRSSRAANLLAVGDGARALTEMTAVRQSYEEQLHLGSEHPHTLATLSNISAAERALGRRSDARASAAQASGELRKVLGPDHPHTLAAEVNHAVCLAEEGEWESARDRLRETAGRLAAVIGPEHPDTLRCLGDLALASRRVGGDTAGEDVGDVADRLAEVIGPEHPTVQTLRERRFVVRVIDPHTI; from the coding sequence ATGAACAACGATCGCGAAGGCCAGGTCGTCACCTTCTACTCGTTCAAGGGCGGGACGGGCCGGACGATGGCGCTGGCCAACGTGGCCTGGATCCTCGCGGCCAGCGGCCGGCGGGTGCTCGTGGCCGACTGGGACCTCGAGTCGCCCGGCCTGCACCGCTTCTTCCACCCGTTCCTCGACGCCGAGGCGATCCAGGGCACCAGCGGCGTGATCGACATGATCCGCGACTACGAGTGGGAGACCACCCGGGTCGACGACCGACCGGACCGCTGGATGGAGCAGTTCGCCCGGGTCGGCCGACACGCGTTCTCGCTGCGCTGGAACTTCCCCAACGGCGGTGGCCTCGACTTCCTTTCCGCAGGCAGGCAGAACAGCGACTACGCGGTCTCGGTGAGCGGGCTGGACTGGGACAACTTCTACAACCGGCTGGGCGGTGCGCAGTTCTTCGAGGCGCTGCGCGCGGACATGAAGCGCCAGTACGACTTCACCCTGATCGACAGCCGGACGGGGTTGAGCGACGTCGCCGACATCTGCACCCTGCACCTGCCGGACACCCTGGTCGACTGTTTCACGCTCAGCGACCAGGGCATCGAGGGCGCGGCCCGGGTGGCGCACTCGGTCCGGGACCGGTACCGGCGGCGCGACATCCGGGTCCTGCCGGTCCCGATGCGGGTCGACCAGGCCGAGAAGGAACGGGCCGAGGCGGGACGTCTGCTCGCCATGCGCCGGTTCGCCGGGTTGCCGGCCGGCATGACCGAGGCCGAGCGGCGGCGCTACTGGGCTGCGGTCGAGGTCCCGTACCGGCCGTTCTACGCGTACGAGGAGACCCTCGCCACGTTCGGCGACCCGCCCGGCTCGCCGACGTCGCTGCTGGCCGCGTTCGAGACGTTGACCGGGATCCTCACCGACGGGGCGGTGACCGCGCTGCCGGTGATGGACGAGTCGGTGCGGGAGCGGGGCAAGGCCCGTTTCCGTCGGCGCACCGAGGCGATCGACGACCAGATCGTGCTCCGCTGTGCGCCGGAGGACGCGATCTGGGCCGAGTGGCTGGAACGGGTGCTCAGCTCGGCCGGGCTGCGGGTGGTTGATCCCACGGCCGCCGTCGGGTCCGCCGGTACGCCCGCACCGCGCACACTGACAGTGGTCTCACCGGCCTACGTGGCGACGCCGTCCGGCGGGCTGCCCGATCGCGACACGAGCACCGGTTCCACGGCGCTCGCGGTCTACGTCGCCGACCTGCGTCCGCTCGCGGAGTTTCCCTCGCAGAGTTCCACCAACCTGGTCAACGTGAGCGCGGCGACCGCCGTGGAGCGGGTGTTGCGGCTGGTCGGTCGGCCGGTGCCGTCGTCGGCGGACGGCCCGGCGGGCGGAAGCACACGGTTCCCCGGCGCCGAACCGTTGATCTTCAACGCTCCGAACCGGAATGCCCGGTTCACCGGCCGGGAGGACGACCTGGCCCGGTTGCGCGCGCAACTGCAGAGCGGGGGCAGCGCGGTGGTGCTGCCGGTCGCCCTGCAGGGCATGGGCGGCGTCGGCAAGACGCAGGTGGCTCTGGAATACGTGCACCGGTTCAAGGCCGCGTACGACGTGGTCTGGTGGATCGTGGCGGACCCGCCGCAGTTCGTCGACACCGCGCTCGCCGACCTCGCCGGTCGCCTCGGCATCCTCGCCGGGCCCACCCTGCCCGACACGGTCCGGTCCGTGCTGCAGGTGCTCGGCCGGGGTGAGCCGTACGAGCGGTGGCTGGTCGTGCTCGACAACGCCGAGGAACTCGACCAGATCGAGCCCTTCCTGCCCCAGGGCCCCGGGCACGTCCTGCTGACCTCCCGCAATCGTGCCTGGGGTGACCGGGCGAACCCGATCCAGGTGGACGTCTTCGCCCGCACCGAGAGCGTCGCGCACCTCGCCCAGCGGGTGCCCACGATCAGCGCCGAGGAGGCCGACCGGGTGGCCGAGGCGCTCGGCGACCTGCCGATCGCGGTGGCCGCGGCGGGCGCGTGGCTCGCCGACACCGGCACGTCGGTCGGCGACTACCTGCGGCAGATCGAGCGGCACGGCCCGAGCGCCCTCTCCGTCGAGGCCACCTGGGACCTGTCGCTGAACCGGCTGCTCGACCAGGCGCCCGCCGCGTACCGGCTGTTGCAGCTCTGCTCGGTGCTGGCCCCGGAGATCTCGCTGGAGCTCATCTACAGCGACGAGATGGCGGCGGCCCTCGTACCGTTCGACCCGTCGGTGTCGGAGCGGCTCGTGCGTGGCGCCCTGGTCCAGCAGATCAACCGGCTCGCGCTGCTCAAACTCGACGTCCAGGGCGGCCGGGTCCAGGTGCACCGGCTGCTGCAGGCGGTGGTCCGCGACCGGATGACCGAGGACGAGATCGCCGCCGCCCGGCACCAGGTGCACCTGGTGCTGGCCGCGTCCCGGCCCCGCGGTGACGTGGACGACCCGACCACCTGGGCCCGGCTGCGCATGCTCTGGCCGCACCTGGAGGTCTCCGAGGCACTGAACTGCCCGGACGAGTCGGTGTGCCAGCTGCTGATCGACCGGGTTCGTTATCTGTGGCAGCGCGGCGGTCTGGACCAGGCCGACGTGTTCAGCCAAGAGGTGGACGACATCTGGGCGGCGCGGCTCGCCGACACGCCGGACGAGGCCGAGGCGTCGCCGTTGGGCCGGCAGTTGCTGCACCTGAGGTTCAACCGGGCGAACATCCTGCGCAGCCTGGGCCGGTTCGAGGAGGCCCGGGACCTGGACGAGGCGGTGCTGGCCGAGCAACGCCGGTTGCTGGGCGCGATGCACCCGCACAGTCTGATGACCGCCGGCAGCCTTGGCGGTGACCTGCGCGCGCTCGGCCGCTACGCCGAGGCCCTGGAACGGGACCGGTCCACCTACGCCTCCTGGCTGCAGGTGTTCGGCGAGGACCACCCCCGGACGTTGAGCGCCGCCAACAACCTCGCCGTCTCGTACCGACTGGTCGGCGACTACCGGGCGGCCCGCAGGTGGGACGACGAGGTGCACCAACGGCGGCGGCTGGTGCTCGGCCCCACCCACCCCTACACCCTCGTCTCGGCCGTGCGGCTGGGCAGCGACCTGCGGGAGGCCGGCGAGTACGAGAGGTCGGCGACCCTGCTGCGCACCGTCTACGAGACGTACTGCGAGGTGCTCGGGCCGGACGACGGCCAGAGTCTCGCCGCGCAGGTCAACCTGGCGGTGTCACTGCGCAGCGCGGGCCGGGGAGCGGAGGCCGCGCCGATGTTCGAGACGGCCTACCGAGAGCTCGACGAGCGTTTCGGCCCGGACAACCCGGACACGGTGGCGTGCCGGTCGAGCCGTGCGGCGAACCTGCTGGCGGTCGGCGACGGCGCCCGGGCGCTGACCGAGATGACCGCCGTCCGGCAGTCGTACGAGGAGCAACTGCACCTCGGTTCGGAGCACCCGCACACCCTGGCGACGCTGAGCAACATCTCCGCCGCCGAGCGCGCGCTCGGGCGCAGGTCGGATGCGCGCGCGTCGGCCGCCCAGGCGTCCGGCGAGTTGCGGAAAGTCCTCGGCCCCGACCACCCGCACACCCTCGCGGCGGAGGTGAACCACGCGGTGTGCCTCGCCGAGGAGGGGGAGTGGGAGTCGGCCCGGGACCGCCTGCGGGAGACCGCCGGTCGCCTGGCCGCGGTGATCGGCCCGGAGCACCCGGACACACTTCGTTGCCTCGGTGACCTCGCCTTGGCGTCGAGGCGCGTCGGTGGCGACACCGCCGGCGAGGACGTCGGCGACGTGGCGGACCGGCTGGCCGAGGTGATCGGCCCGGAGCACCCGACCGTGCAGACCCTGCGGGAGCGGCGGTTCGTCGTCCGGGTGATCGACCCGCACACGATCTGA